The nucleotide sequence ATCGTCAGGTAGCCCTCGGGCTTCTGGCCGACCTCCCGCTCGATGACGCTGCCCGGAGCCGCGGCGGCGGTGATGGCGACACCGGGCGCGGTCACGTCGGGCTTGATCTGGCCGTCCGTACCGGGGCCCCGACTGGAGAACGAGGCGAGTCCGTCCTTGTCGTCGACCGCGCCGACGGTGAGCGCGGCGGCCGCGCTGCCCGGCGAGGCGACGGTCCGCTCGCCCCATTCGCCCTCGTTCCCGGCGGCGACCGCGAAGAGGATGCCCTTCTCGGCGGAGAGCTTGTTGATCTCCGCCTCCATCGGGTCGATCTCGGGGGTGTCGCCGCCGCCCAGGCTGAGGTTGACGATGTCGGCGCCCTGCTCGGCGGCCCACTCCATGCCCGCGATGATGCCGGAGTCGTCGCCGTAGCCCTCGTCGCTCAGCACCTTGCCGTTGAGCAGCTTGGCGCCGGGCGCGACGCCCCTGTACGTGCCCTTGGAGCGGGCTCCGGTGCCCGCCGCGATGGAGGCGACGTGCGTGCCGTGGCCGTACTTGTCCGTGGTGTCGGGCGAGGTGGAGAAGTTCTTGGCGGCCTTCACCTGGCCCTTGAGGTCCCGGTGGGTCGCGTCGACGCCCGTGTCCAGTACGGCGATGGTGACGCCCTTGCCGTCGAAGCCGGCCTTCCAGGCCTTCGGGGCGCCGATCTGCGCGACGGACCTGTCGAGGCTGACCTTGCGGACGCCGTCCAGCCAGATGTGGGCGACCCCGGTGGCGGTGGTGCCGTCGGCGTCGGTGATCGCCTTCCACAGCGCGGCGACGTCGTCCCCGGGGGTGAGCACCGCGTCGGCGTTCAGCATCTTCAGGGTGCGGCGGACCTTGGTGTCGCCCGCGTCCCGTACGTCGGCCCGGGCGTCGGCGGCGGTTCCCGCGTAGCCGACGATCAGCTTCAGGCCCTGCTTGTGGGAGGTGCGGGTCGCCGACCTGTTCAGCACGGTGACGTCGAAGAGCCGCTGGTCGACACGGCCGGCGGAGATCAGCCGGGCCGCGTCGGCCGGTATGACATAGGTGTGGCCATCGGCCTCGCGGAGCTGCACCGGGACACCCTCACGGCCCTTCGCCCGTTCCAGACCGAGCACACGGCCTTCTGCGTCGACGAGCACGCGGTCACCGGTGACGAGGGTGATGCGGTGGCTCGGCGTGACACCCGCGCCACCGCCGGCCGTAAGGCCCTTGAGGTCCGCCACGGTCGCGCCGGCGGGGTCGGTGACGCCGGTGATGCCAGTGGTGTCGGTGATGCCGAGGGTGCCGGTGATGCCGAGGGTGCCGGTCGCGCGCTCGGATATCGCGGACGCCGGGCTGGTCGGTCCCGCCGTCAGTGCCAGGGCGGACACCATGGCGATCCCGGCCGTGCACGCGCTTTTCGCATGTCTGCGCAAGTCTCCCCCTTGATCCGGTTCATCCGGCCAGGGGAGTTTCCGCACACATACACGTAAATTTCCCCCGGTCTACGCAGTATGACCGGGGGTCAACTCGTGTCACATACCTCGCGACTGGGCGCAAAGCGGCGAACGCCGGGCCACTCACGACCCACACGCGCCCGGACTCCACACCAACGCGCCCCGCCCCGTCCCCGCCTCCGCGCCCAGGGGCTCGCACCGGATATCACCCCTGGGCACTCACGCCCCGGCGTTCTCCTTCACCGAGATCCGCCCTTTGCGGATCGTCGCGACCCGAGGGGCCTTCTTCGCCAGCGCCGCCGAAGTCATGGGTGACCATGTTGGCTTCCTCCCCCACCTAAGGGCGGGGGATTCCAGCAGTCGCCCGCTGGGGTTCCTGCTTCATCGACGACCGCCCCGTCCGGGAGGACTCCCGTTGAGGTCTTACACCGCCTCCACAGGCAGACACGGCCAGCCCGGCCGCGAGAATGTTCTTCGCCGCGTTCACGTCGCGGTCATGCACGGCACCGCAGCCGCACGTCCACTCACGGACGTGCAGCGGCAGCTTCGCCCGAACCGCGCCGCAGGACCCGCACAGCTTGGAGCTGGGGAACCAGCGGTCGATCACGACGAGTTCGCGCCCGTACCAGGCGCACTTGTACTCCAGCATCAACCGCATGTCGGTCCACGCCGCGTCCGAGACGGCTCGAGCCAGGGTGTGGTTCTTGACCATGTTGCGGACGCTGAGGTCCTCGATCACGACCGTTTGGTTCTCACGGACGAGACGGGTGGTCAGTTCATGCAGGAAGTCGCGGCGGCGGTCGGTGATCCTGGCGTGGATGCGGGCGACCTTCACCCGGCCCCTGGCCCGGTTGTTCGAGCCCTTCTCCTTGCGGGACAGCTCCCGCTGGGCCTTCGCCAGGCGGGCCCGGTCCCGGCGTTCGTGCCGGGGGTTGGTGATCTTCTCCCCCGTGGACAGGGTCGCCAGGGAGGTGATCCCCGCGTCGATCCCGACAGCGGAGGCGGTGGCCGGTGCCGGGAGGATCGTGTCGTCGCAGAGCAGGGAGACGAACCAGCGCGCCGCCGCGTCCTGGGACACGGTCACCGTGGACGGCTGGGCGCCCTCGGGCAGCGGACGCGACCACACGATGTCCAGCGGCTCGCGCATCTTGGCGAGTGTCAGGGCACCGTCGCGGTAACGGAACGCGGAGCTGGTGTACTCCGCCGAACGGCGGGACTTCTTGCGCGACTTGAACCGCGGGTACTTCGTCCGGCCCTCGAAGAAGTGGGTGAACGCGCCCTGCAGATGCCTCAGGCACTGCTGCAACGGCACCGAAGACACGTCGGAGAGGTAGGCGAGTTCCTCGGTCTTCTTCCACGCGGTGAGCATCGCCGAGGTCACGTTGTAGTTGACCCGCTCCTGGCGCTGGTACCACGCGATGGTCCGGGCTTCGAGAGCCAGGTTGTAGACCTTGCGCACGCACCCGAACGTGCGCGACAGCTCCGCCGCCTGCGCATCGTCCGGATAGAAGCGGTACTTGAACGCCCGCTTCACGTGAGTGGCCATGATTCACGAACTATCACATCAGCTTGTGACTTCCTGGCAGGTCGTTGGCGGCGGACGGCGAAACGCCCTGACGGCGACTCCCCTACTACCCCCGTCCTGCTCCGCAGGAGTCCGAATCCTCCCCGGCCTGAAGGCCGGGCTTTCCTCGGAGGTTCTCGATGAAGGGATAAGTCCCCGCCGAGAGCCTGATGAGAACCCTGTGCTCAGCCCCGGAAACACCGAT is from Streptomyces sp. NBC_01314 and encodes:
- a CDS encoding RNA-guided endonuclease InsQ/TnpB family protein; amino-acid sequence: MATHVKRAFKYRFYPDDAQAAELSRTFGCVRKVYNLALEARTIAWYQRQERVNYNVTSAMLTAWKKTEELAYLSDVSSVPLQQCLRHLQGAFTHFFEGRTKYPRFKSRKKSRRSAEYTSSAFRYRDGALTLAKMREPLDIVWSRPLPEGAQPSTVTVSQDAAARWFVSLLCDDTILPAPATASAVGIDAGITSLATLSTGEKITNPRHERRDRARLAKAQRELSRKEKGSNNRARGRVKVARIHARITDRRRDFLHELTTRLVRENQTVVIEDLSVRNMVKNHTLARAVSDAAWTDMRLMLEYKCAWYGRELVVIDRWFPSSKLCGSCGAVRAKLPLHVREWTCGCGAVHDRDVNAAKNILAAGLAVSACGGGVRPQRESSRTGRSSMKQEPQRATAGIPRP